In Desulfopila inferna, a single window of DNA contains:
- the radA gene encoding DNA repair protein RadA produces MSSLGKKKNKIQYVCNNCGFKSGRWLGRCPDCSEWDSFAERISRPASAAGLPKAEPQPLHLAPDGDEERIFTGIEELDRVLGGGVVPGAVVLIGGDPGIGKSTLMMHMLAAVARQGGKVLYASGEESARQIKMRARRLDALHPEQYLATVSNVEQIIEMTLAMRPALLVVDSIQTLSCDEISSAPGSVTQVRESAARLLSMAKVENIPVMLVGHVTKEGAIAGPKILEHMVDTVLYFEGDRNHAFRILRTQKNRFGSTNEIGVFEMKEEGLVEVKNPSEIFLAERPLDVPGSVVIPSVEGTRPILVEVQALVSPTNLGTARRTAIGADPQRLALLCAVLEKKAGMDLYGHDIFLNIAGGIRIEEPALDLGVISALASSMLERPIPSATVLCGEVGLAGEVRAAGQVEMRVGEAERLGFQRFIMPKANLDRLHQKSGMHLVGVATLQELLEVVFTE; encoded by the coding sequence GTGAGCAGTTTAGGAAAAAAGAAAAACAAAATACAGTACGTCTGCAACAATTGCGGGTTCAAGAGCGGCAGATGGCTGGGACGCTGCCCCGACTGCAGTGAGTGGGACAGTTTTGCCGAAAGGATCAGCCGGCCCGCATCAGCAGCCGGTTTACCCAAGGCTGAACCGCAGCCGCTGCATCTGGCGCCCGATGGTGATGAGGAGCGTATCTTTACCGGAATTGAAGAACTTGACCGGGTCCTCGGCGGCGGGGTCGTGCCCGGAGCGGTGGTTCTCATTGGCGGCGATCCCGGAATCGGCAAATCAACCCTGATGATGCATATGCTGGCGGCAGTGGCCCGGCAGGGCGGAAAGGTACTGTACGCCTCGGGAGAAGAATCGGCCCGGCAGATCAAAATGCGCGCCAGGCGGCTCGATGCCCTGCATCCCGAACAATATCTTGCTACTGTCTCCAACGTTGAACAGATTATCGAAATGACCTTGGCGATGCGCCCGGCATTGCTCGTCGTCGATTCCATTCAGACCCTGAGTTGTGATGAGATTTCCTCAGCGCCGGGATCCGTGACCCAGGTGCGGGAATCGGCGGCAAGGCTGCTCAGCATGGCCAAGGTGGAAAATATTCCGGTGATGCTGGTCGGCCATGTTACCAAGGAAGGTGCTATCGCCGGTCCTAAAATCCTTGAGCATATGGTGGATACCGTCCTCTATTTCGAAGGCGATAGAAATCATGCTTTCAGGATATTGCGGACCCAGAAAAACCGTTTCGGCTCCACCAACGAAATCGGGGTCTTCGAGATGAAGGAAGAAGGTCTGGTGGAAGTGAAAAACCCTTCGGAAATTTTTCTGGCGGAAAGACCGCTGGATGTGCCAGGATCGGTTGTCATACCCAGTGTCGAGGGAACCAGGCCGATTCTGGTTGAGGTACAGGCGCTGGTAAGCCCGACAAATCTGGGAACGGCGAGAAGAACAGCCATCGGGGCCGATCCCCAGCGCCTTGCCCTGCTCTGCGCGGTATTGGAAAAAAAGGCCGGAATGGACCTCTATGGCCACGATATATTCCTCAATATTGCCGGAGGCATACGCATTGAGGAACCCGCTCTCGATCTGGGAGTTATCAGCGCTCTGGCCTCAAGCATGCTGGAGCGCCCGATTCCCTCGGCGACCGTGTTGTGCGGGGAAGTCGGGCTGGCCGGAGAGGTGCGGGCCGCCGGTCAGGTGGAAATGCGGGTCGGTGAAGCGGAACGCCTCGGGTTTCAACGTTTTATTATGCCGAAGGCCAATCTTGACCGCCTTCATCAAAAATCCGGCATGCACCTTGTCGGAGTTGCAACTCTTCAGGAACTTCTGGAGGTTGTCTTTACTGAATAA
- a CDS encoding type I restriction enzyme HsdR N-terminal domain-containing protein, producing MMNHDHFHHLVYGSLRDYLTGEVLVDTDDERIRQNLSRLMIEEKGYTADNLLPRLYIETLFGGNFVRSTIELTVAVRGRRFMIIRYGPGSLVSRERSAIAAARILHPEYQIPLAVVTNGRSAELIDTATGKILGNGLESIPSRIEAEELVSTLTFPPRQNGLELEREKRILNAFDVERCCL from the coding sequence ATGATGAACCATGATCACTTCCACCACCTTGTATATGGATCTCTTCGGGACTACCTGACCGGAGAAGTACTTGTCGATACCGACGATGAGCGAATCCGCCAGAATCTCAGCAGACTCATGATCGAAGAGAAAGGATATACAGCAGACAACCTTCTGCCTCGCCTCTATATTGAGACCCTGTTCGGTGGAAACTTCGTCAGGTCAACGATTGAGCTTACCGTTGCCGTGCGCGGACGCCGCTTTATGATCATCAGGTATGGTCCCGGTTCCCTTGTCAGCCGGGAGCGATCGGCCATAGCAGCAGCGAGAATACTGCATCCGGAATATCAGATTCCTCTGGCAGTCGTTACAAATGGCCGTAGTGCGGAATTAATTGATACTGCCACTGGCAAGATTCTCGGGAATGGGTTAGAATCTATCCCCAGTCGGATCGAGGCAGAAGAATTGGTCTCCACTCTCACCTTTCCCCCCAGGCAGAACGGTCTTGAACTGGAGCGTGAAAAGCGTATCCTGAATGCATTTGATGTGGAGCGGTGCTGCCTGTAG
- a CDS encoding class II 3-deoxy-7-phosphoheptulonate synthase, translating to MVNQKEWTKTSWRNFEALQQPNWPSEKEVHKVLENLSILPPLVFAGEIRSLKDMLAKAVIGDAFLLQGGDCSENFSQITAPKIRETLKVMLQMAIVLTYAGGKPVIKVGRIAGQFAKPRSSDTETINGTTYPSYRGDMVNHAEFSEKARTPNPKLMLQGYNMAASTLNLLRAFTRGGFAALDRVQAWNQEFVVQSPMGRSYNRLAKQIDQAIRFMNTIGIPTDTPQVHQTQLYTSHEALLLGYEEALTRIDSTSGDWYDCSAHMLWIGERTRQVDGAHVEFLRGVLNPLGVKVGPDYDLDNIKRLIDVLNPENEPGRLTLITRLGMKNVEKVLPPLLREAKKEGYNIVWSCDPMHANTYTAESGHKTRNFNDILAEITCFFEAHWSEGTIPGGVHFEMTGDNVTECTGGARNIIDEELHNNYLTSCDPRLNAEQSLEVAFQIADMIRS from the coding sequence ATGGTAAATCAGAAAGAGTGGACAAAAACAAGCTGGCGCAACTTCGAGGCCCTGCAGCAACCTAACTGGCCCAGCGAAAAAGAAGTCCATAAGGTACTGGAAAATCTCTCTATTCTTCCACCACTGGTCTTTGCCGGTGAAATCAGATCGCTGAAGGATATGCTTGCCAAAGCCGTGATTGGCGATGCCTTTTTACTGCAGGGAGGGGATTGCTCCGAAAATTTCTCCCAGATTACAGCACCTAAGATCAGGGAGACGCTCAAGGTTATGCTGCAGATGGCCATCGTCCTCACCTATGCCGGCGGTAAACCCGTCATTAAGGTGGGCAGAATTGCAGGTCAGTTCGCTAAACCACGCTCCTCGGACACCGAAACCATCAATGGCACGACCTATCCTTCCTATCGGGGAGATATGGTCAATCATGCCGAATTTTCGGAAAAGGCGCGAACCCCTAATCCTAAACTGATGCTGCAGGGCTACAACATGGCGGCTTCGACACTCAATCTACTGCGAGCCTTCACCCGTGGCGGATTTGCCGCCCTCGATCGGGTCCAGGCGTGGAATCAGGAATTTGTCGTCCAATCGCCCATGGGCAGATCCTATAATCGTCTTGCCAAGCAGATAGATCAGGCCATACGTTTTATGAACACCATCGGTATCCCCACGGATACACCACAGGTTCACCAAACCCAGCTTTACACCTCGCACGAGGCCCTGCTGCTCGGCTATGAGGAGGCACTGACGAGAATCGATTCAACCTCGGGGGACTGGTATGACTGCTCCGCTCATATGCTATGGATCGGAGAACGGACCAGACAGGTGGACGGGGCTCATGTCGAATTCCTCCGCGGTGTTCTCAACCCGCTGGGGGTAAAGGTTGGGCCAGATTACGACCTCGATAACATCAAGCGTCTCATCGATGTCCTCAATCCTGAAAACGAGCCGGGAAGACTGACGCTGATCACCAGACTCGGCATGAAAAATGTCGAAAAGGTATTGCCGCCGCTGCTGCGTGAAGCCAAAAAGGAAGGCTACAATATCGTCTGGAGCTGTGACCCGATGCATGCCAACACCTACACTGCCGAATCTGGGCATAAGACCAGAAACTTTAACGACATTCTTGCCGAAATCACCTGCTTTTTCGAGGCACACTGGTCGGAGGGCACCATTCCGGGCGGCGTTCATTTTGAAATGACCGGCGATAATGTTACGGAATGCACCGGCGGTGCCCGAAATATCATCGACGAGGAACTGCACAATAACTACCTCACCTCCTGCGATCCACGCCTTAATGCCGAACAAAGCCTTGAGGTTGCCTTCCAGATCGCTGATATGATCAGAAGTTGA
- a CDS encoding EI24 domain-containing protein: MQTTGFEKNTAPKAARYIPLPSSIAFLFSRKRLVGLSLLLFLVTIFLTWLCYQFSLNLIDGITGGFFVSPPDTATIMGWLHHKGWLILKWVYLLITRIAAFYLAFLVAYTITTPGYVLLSTSAEKLHAGEKFEMDEGLTLRGILLDLWEGLKIAGFGIIVTIAALFTSFIPVFGLIITFLLYTYYSALMFLDYPASRRRWSLGRKIAWIMSHKGHSFRLGLLPAMVSMIPVFNIFFIALLFPVLTVHATLNFTTLELVAQNKRKPNHGR; the protein is encoded by the coding sequence ATGCAAACCACTGGATTTGAAAAAAATACAGCCCCGAAAGCAGCTCGATATATACCGCTGCCAAGCTCCATTGCTTTTCTCTTCAGTAGAAAAAGGCTGGTGGGGCTCAGCCTCCTGCTCTTCCTGGTAACCATTTTTCTGACCTGGCTGTGCTATCAGTTTTCCCTGAATCTTATCGACGGCATCACCGGCGGCTTTTTCGTTTCGCCACCCGACACCGCCACCATCATGGGCTGGCTGCACCACAAAGGTTGGCTGATACTGAAGTGGGTCTATCTGTTGATAACCCGAATTGCGGCTTTCTACCTTGCGTTTTTAGTGGCCTACACCATAACCACCCCCGGATATGTCCTTCTCTCTACCTCGGCGGAAAAGCTCCATGCGGGAGAAAAATTTGAAATGGATGAAGGTCTCACCCTGCGTGGAATCCTGCTTGATCTGTGGGAAGGCCTCAAAATAGCCGGATTCGGCATCATTGTAACCATAGCCGCACTGTTTACCAGCTTTATACCGGTGTTCGGCCTGATCATCACCTTTCTGCTCTACACCTACTATTCCGCCTTGATGTTTCTCGACTATCCGGCTTCACGACGCCGCTGGTCGCTCGGCCGGAAAATTGCCTGGATTATGAGCCACAAAGGCCATTCATTTCGCCTGGGTCTTCTTCCCGCCATGGTCAGCATGATTCCTGTTTTCAACATTTTCTTCATTGCCCTGTTATTTCCTGTGCTCACCGTTCATGCCACCCTCAACTTTACCACCCTTGAACTTGTCGCTCAAAATAAGAGGAAACCAAATCATGGCCGTTGA
- a CDS encoding (Fe-S)-binding protein, with protein MAESSITIKGKRKGSFLDKVKEILPEGGNLNLCLTCGACASGCPATGLADMDPRKFLRMCAMGMDEEATQSPWVWMCTMCQRCIYVCPMEINIPQLVYNARATWPRDERPKGIRDSCDMALRNDSNSAMGTAPDDFIFVVEDVLAEYQESQPEFKEMVAPIDKAGAHFFLNQNSREPVTEPDELVPLWKILHLAGVDWTYGSKGWAAENYCLFLADDKCWEHVTRVSAKQADELGCKVFLNTEUGHITFSVRAGLKKFNIDHNFEVASIYQYYAKWIREGRLKVNSDWNKERKIKFTIQDPCQIVRKGYGDAVADDLRYVVQQVVGAENVIEMTPNKSNNYCCGGGGGFLQSGYTEERRAYGKFKFDQIMETGADYCITGCHNCHAQVHDIGHHFGGSYSTVHLWTLICLSLGILGPNEREYLGDDLKDVDVFHPETSLF; from the coding sequence ATGGCAGAGAGCAGTATAACAATCAAAGGGAAAAGGAAGGGTTCCTTTCTGGACAAGGTTAAGGAGATATTGCCTGAAGGCGGCAACCTCAACCTTTGCCTGACGTGTGGCGCCTGTGCTTCCGGTTGCCCCGCTACCGGGCTTGCGGACATGGACCCCAGAAAATTCCTGCGCATGTGTGCGATGGGAATGGACGAGGAGGCAACACAATCTCCGTGGGTGTGGATGTGTACCATGTGCCAGAGATGTATCTATGTCTGTCCCATGGAAATCAATATCCCACAACTTGTCTATAACGCCAGGGCCACCTGGCCCCGTGACGAGCGGCCTAAGGGAATCCGGGACTCCTGCGATATGGCGCTTCGCAATGATTCAAACAGCGCCATGGGAACGGCTCCGGATGATTTTATCTTTGTTGTCGAGGACGTACTGGCAGAATATCAGGAGTCCCAGCCGGAGTTCAAGGAAATGGTGGCCCCGATCGACAAGGCCGGCGCGCACTTTTTCCTTAATCAGAACTCCAGGGAGCCTGTAACCGAACCGGATGAACTGGTACCCTTATGGAAGATTCTCCATCTGGCCGGAGTGGACTGGACCTACGGCAGCAAGGGCTGGGCGGCGGAGAATTACTGCCTCTTCCTGGCCGATGATAAATGCTGGGAGCATGTGACCAGGGTTTCGGCAAAACAGGCCGATGAATTGGGGTGTAAGGTCTTTCTCAATACCGAGTGAGGCCACATAACATTCTCAGTCCGGGCCGGACTGAAAAAATTCAATATAGACCATAACTTTGAAGTCGCTTCAATTTATCAGTATTACGCCAAATGGATCCGTGAGGGCCGCCTGAAGGTAAATTCCGACTGGAATAAAGAGCGCAAAATCAAGTTTACCATCCAGGACCCCTGTCAAATCGTGCGCAAGGGATATGGGGATGCCGTTGCCGATGACCTGCGCTATGTCGTGCAGCAGGTTGTCGGAGCAGAGAATGTCATCGAAATGACGCCGAACAAATCCAACAATTACTGTTGCGGCGGCGGCGGCGGCTTCCTTCAGTCCGGATATACGGAGGAACGCAGAGCCTACGGTAAATTCAAGTTCGACCAGATAATGGAGACAGGTGCCGATTACTGTATCACGGGCTGCCATAACTGTCATGCTCAGGTTCATGATATCGGTCATCATTTTGGAGGATCATACAGCACGGTTCACCTCTGGACGCTTATCTGCCTGTCTCTGGGCATCTTAGGCCCGAATGAGCGTGAGTATCTTGGAGATGATCTGAAGGATGTTGACGTTTTTCACCCTGAAACCTCCCTGTTTTAA
- a CDS encoding CYTH domain-containing protein has translation MAVEIEKKFLVKNDSWKENTTSMIYYQGYLCSVSGRTVRIRIAGSKGFLTVKGKRSGISRLEFEYPIPLEEARELLEKFCERPFIHKRRHLKNYGGFLWEIDEFYGDNEGLVVAEIELENEKQKFPRPSWLGKEVSRDRRYYNAGLRAFPYKDWKDEEK, from the coding sequence ATGGCCGTTGAAATCGAAAAGAAATTTCTGGTAAAAAACGACAGTTGGAAAGAAAACACCACTTCTATGATATATTATCAAGGCTATCTCTGTTCGGTTTCCGGGCGCACCGTTCGCATCCGCATCGCAGGATCGAAGGGTTTCCTCACGGTAAAGGGAAAACGCAGCGGCATCAGCCGTCTTGAATTCGAATATCCCATCCCTCTTGAAGAAGCGCGGGAACTACTGGAGAAATTCTGTGAACGACCGTTTATTCATAAACGCCGCCACCTGAAAAACTATGGTGGATTTCTATGGGAAATTGATGAATTTTATGGCGATAATGAAGGACTCGTTGTTGCCGAGATAGAACTTGAAAACGAAAAGCAGAAATTCCCCAGACCTTCCTGGTTGGGTAAAGAGGTCTCTCGTGATCGCCGCTATTATAATGCCGGCCTGAGAGCCTTTCCGTATAAGGACTGGAAGGACGAAGAGAAATGA
- a CDS encoding sulfurtransferase TusA family protein gives MAVDIEKIIDFRDSLSSISLLKVTQVFNKMKPSEILEIRGADPDIRQDLFKVLPQTAYEIVHIEDAADEDRNRLRIRKCG, from the coding sequence TTGGCTGTAGATATTGAAAAAATAATTGATTTCAGGGACTCACTCTCGTCTATATCACTGCTCAAGGTGACGCAGGTATTCAACAAGATGAAGCCTTCTGAGATTTTGGAAATACGGGGCGCCGATCCCGATATCCGGCAGGATCTGTTCAAGGTTCTGCCGCAGACGGCTTATGAGATCGTCCACATCGAGGATGCAGCTGATGAGGATCGGAACCGGCTGCGGATTCGCAAATGCGGCTGA
- a CDS encoding sigma-54 interaction domain-containing protein, which yields MIGRELEGYWKTVVDTIRDGIMIVNTHGAIVSVNKAFEKITGYTRAEIIGKSCEILQCDICADSRALGEDQWCALFRYGEVEQRKCTVRRKDGTFFQALKNAAILKDADNNVIGAVGTIADISDIAEKENQIEAFRRQLHSEDHFQGIIGVSARMHQVFDMIRNAAGSNAPVIIYGESGTGKELVSRAIHNLGLRKDKPFIKVNCAALTESLLESELFGHVRGAYTGAYKDRVGRFEKANEGNIFLDEIGDLPISTQTKLLRVLEEKVIERVGSSSPIRTDVRIISATNQDLMQLVERGDYRKDFYFRINVIPIFLPPLRHRVEDIPLLAESFLKKMILKDNKTIKGISKDTVEILMNHSWPGNVRELKGAFEYAFVTCHEEVIQPQHLPETIYKPRRRPPSAAKKSSFNMQEIERRELLEILKRTGGNQSKAADILGVSRVTIWNRMKRHGIDAKRLIEVREEVNSS from the coding sequence ATGATCGGCCGAGAGCTTGAGGGATACTGGAAAACCGTGGTGGATACCATCCGCGACGGCATCATGATTGTCAACACCCATGGTGCGATTGTTTCAGTCAACAAAGCCTTTGAAAAGATTACCGGATATACCCGTGCCGAAATCATCGGCAAGTCCTGCGAAATTCTGCAGTGTGATATCTGTGCGGACTCGCGGGCGCTGGGAGAGGATCAGTGGTGCGCTCTTTTCCGCTACGGCGAGGTTGAGCAGCGAAAATGCACGGTGCGCCGCAAAGACGGCACTTTTTTCCAGGCCTTGAAAAACGCCGCCATTCTCAAGGACGCTGACAATAATGTTATCGGCGCCGTGGGTACCATTGCCGATATTTCCGATATAGCCGAGAAAGAAAATCAGATCGAAGCCTTCCGCCGGCAGCTCCACTCCGAGGACCACTTTCAGGGAATAATCGGGGTTTCGGCGAGAATGCACCAGGTCTTCGATATGATCAGAAACGCCGCGGGTTCTAATGCCCCCGTTATCATTTATGGTGAAAGCGGTACCGGCAAAGAGCTGGTCAGCCGCGCCATTCATAACCTGGGCTTGAGAAAAGATAAACCTTTCATCAAGGTCAACTGCGCCGCCCTTACCGAATCACTGCTGGAAAGCGAGCTTTTCGGCCATGTCCGGGGAGCATATACAGGTGCCTATAAAGACAGGGTGGGCCGCTTCGAAAAAGCTAACGAGGGTAATATCTTCCTCGATGAAATTGGCGATCTTCCCATCTCTACCCAGACTAAGCTGCTGCGCGTCCTCGAAGAAAAGGTAATTGAGCGGGTCGGCTCAAGCAGCCCCATTCGCACCGACGTACGCATTATCTCCGCGACCAATCAGGACCTCATGCAGCTGGTGGAACGCGGTGACTATCGTAAGGATTTCTATTTCAGAATCAATGTCATTCCCATCTTTCTGCCCCCCTTGCGCCACCGGGTTGAGGATATACCCCTTCTGGCAGAATCCTTTCTCAAGAAAATGATCCTCAAAGACAACAAGACCATCAAAGGAATCAGCAAAGACACCGTCGAAATACTGATGAATCACTCCTGGCCAGGCAATGTCAGAGAGCTGAAGGGGGCATTCGAGTATGCCTTCGTTACCTGCCATGAAGAGGTCATTCAGCCACAGCATCTCCCCGAAACCATCTACAAACCCCGAAGACGGCCACCATCCGCTGCCAAAAAAAGCTCCTTCAATATGCAGGAGATAGAGCGCAGGGAATTACTGGAGATCCTCAAGAGGACTGGAGGGAATCAGTCTAAGGCTGCGGACATACTTGGTGTATCGAGAGTCACCATCTGGAATAGAATGAAGCGGCATGGCATAGATGCCAAGCGGCTCATCGAGGTGAGGGAGGAAGTAAATTCCAGCTGA
- a CDS encoding cyclic nucleotide-binding domain-containing protein has protein sequence MEGSEKRVVILLCDMVRYSQKTADMRPVEIRDFIIEYHRNLQEIINVGDEEYQDIEPSAGDGAIAIFENREGEGKTDVCDRAIEAALNMARAMERGAIPQTRIGIFAGDIIEAYIGGRIMRFGASFSVASRLEELCGYFGTSFLMDREVAFWQAREKGNTVSIGKITPKNFHHPIHVYTIYKPGIHNCPMDGDPEDLFRFIEMKNEAVELFCGNQLQGIRADFPLAKEKLNEVQKLFVSMTGKKDVASERLLEYIRNTPYPGDEFNKAGMMIRGTTGDSLGIRLLHLSNELLRAMDVDFYHTLVVDTEWERLFKLIWKKKGEVIVKINDPPNGVYYIDNGSVNALDENDNLITTLTAGNVFGEMAYFSSSRTRNATVIANSDVVLRRISGDEFEKLPIIMKIFEKIAERRRGND, from the coding sequence ATGGAAGGTAGCGAAAAAAGAGTTGTTATCCTCCTCTGCGACATGGTGCGGTATTCTCAGAAAACCGCAGATATGCGCCCTGTCGAGATTCGTGATTTCATCATTGAATATCATCGCAATCTCCAGGAAATCATCAATGTCGGCGATGAAGAGTACCAGGATATTGAACCGTCGGCAGGGGACGGCGCCATTGCTATTTTTGAAAACAGGGAGGGCGAGGGCAAGACCGATGTCTGTGACCGGGCTATCGAGGCGGCGCTGAACATGGCACGTGCTATGGAGCGTGGAGCAATACCGCAGACCCGCATCGGAATTTTTGCAGGTGATATCATAGAAGCGTACATCGGCGGCAGGATCATGCGGTTTGGGGCGAGTTTTTCCGTGGCCAGCCGTCTCGAAGAGCTGTGCGGATATTTCGGTACAAGCTTTTTGATGGATCGTGAAGTAGCCTTCTGGCAGGCCCGGGAAAAAGGCAATACAGTCAGCATCGGCAAGATAACTCCCAAAAATTTTCACCATCCCATTCACGTCTATACCATTTATAAACCCGGGATACACAATTGTCCAATGGATGGCGACCCCGAAGATCTCTTCAGGTTTATCGAGATGAAGAATGAAGCGGTGGAATTGTTTTGCGGCAATCAGCTTCAGGGTATCCGGGCGGATTTTCCCCTGGCCAAGGAAAAGCTCAACGAGGTTCAAAAACTTTTTGTATCGATGACCGGCAAGAAAGACGTGGCCTCTGAGAGATTGCTGGAATATATCCGCAACACCCCGTATCCCGGTGATGAATTCAACAAAGCCGGCATGATGATACGGGGAACGACCGGCGACTCTCTGGGAATCCGGCTGCTGCATCTTTCCAATGAACTGCTGCGTGCCATGGATGTCGATTTTTATCACACCCTGGTAGTCGATACGGAATGGGAGCGTTTATTCAAACTGATCTGGAAGAAGAAGGGTGAGGTGATCGTCAAGATTAATGATCCGCCAAACGGCGTATATTATATCGATAACGGCAGCGTAAATGCGCTTGACGAGAACGACAATCTGATTACCACCCTGACCGCCGGAAATGTCTTCGGAGAGATGGCCTATTTTTCCAGCAGCCGTACACGCAACGCAACCGTTATCGCCAACAGCGATGTTGTCTTGCGCCGCATATCCGGAGATGAATTCGAGAAGCTGCCGATCATTATGAAAATATTTGAAAAAATTGCCGAAAGGCGTAGGGGCAATGACTGA
- a CDS encoding CBS domain-containing protein, producing MKVLDIMEPLGDWLTPEMTLHEAIQVMRRVKRGHGLSVNAIVVLDAERKLVGIVSTTDILRTILPPGMFLDDDLNAFSWEGMRQDRIKKTKNIRVQDIMTEDVRVIRTDESIMQCADRLLVEQIRRLPVIALDGRVVGVVYLRDVYNTVTKLLCEMEPASM from the coding sequence ATGAAAGTGTTGGATATTATGGAACCTTTAGGTGACTGGCTGACCCCCGAGATGACACTGCACGAAGCGATACAGGTTATGCGCAGGGTCAAGCGCGGCCACGGTCTGTCGGTCAATGCAATCGTGGTCCTCGATGCTGAAAGAAAACTGGTAGGCATCGTTTCCACCACGGACATTCTGCGGACAATTCTCCCTCCCGGAATGTTCCTTGATGATGACCTGAATGCATTTTCCTGGGAAGGAATGCGGCAGGATCGAATCAAGAAAACCAAGAATATCCGCGTCCAGGACATAATGACGGAGGATGTCCGGGTCATCCGCACGGATGAATCGATAATGCAGTGTGCGGACCGCCTGCTGGTCGAGCAGATTCGCAGGCTGCCGGTTATTGCCCTTGACGGTCGGGTGGTTGGCGTAGTCTATCTCAGAGACGTCTATAACACCGTGACCAAGCTTTTGTGTGAGATGGAGCCGGCCTCCATGTAG
- a CDS encoding DegQ family serine endoprotease codes for METIIRKKRQMTYFLTLFFLAASISPAFAATDEGVEVLTKTSRAFSTVVKEVTPAVVHVQVEKEVGARDYTNEFFDNPFFERFFGPEFRRQAPPQQRKQQGQGSGFIISDDGYILTNNHVVADADTITVTLSDNTKLEAELIGSDPQSDVALIKIDNGKNLPVVPLGDSDALEVGEWVIAIGNPFGLNQTVTVGVVSAKGRSRVGINEYEDFIQTDAAINPGNSGGPLLNIRGKVVGINSALFSRTGGYMGIGFAIPINMVKAIYEQLREEGKVTRGWLGVAIQDVDESLAQSFGLKQAEGVLVSEVQPDSPAAEAGIRQGDVITELNGVKTTNVIELRNAVALLVPGVKAKLTVIRDGSKKEIEVVIGEQPGNLTGEPQASPGEKEFLENFGLSFQELTPELAEQLGYEGEKGVLIGGVEPGSVAATAGLQPGQLIQEINRQRVENIEDVQQILQKTPSPERILLRVKTGRYSSYVVLEAP; via the coding sequence ATGGAGACAATCATTCGAAAAAAACGGCAGATGACATATTTTCTAACCTTATTCTTCCTGGCAGCATCTATCAGCCCGGCTTTTGCTGCCACCGACGAAGGCGTCGAGGTTTTGACCAAAACTTCACGTGCTTTCTCTACCGTGGTCAAGGAGGTGACGCCTGCCGTTGTTCATGTGCAGGTTGAAAAAGAAGTAGGGGCCAGGGACTACACCAATGAATTCTTTGACAATCCTTTTTTCGAACGATTCTTCGGGCCGGAGTTTCGCCGCCAGGCTCCCCCCCAGCAACGCAAACAGCAGGGCCAGGGATCAGGATTCATCATCAGCGATGACGGCTACATTCTTACAAATAATCATGTAGTTGCTGATGCCGATACCATTACCGTTACGCTGTCGGATAACACCAAGCTGGAAGCGGAATTAATCGGCAGCGACCCGCAGTCCGATGTCGCTCTTATAAAAATTGACAACGGCAAGAACCTGCCGGTTGTCCCCTTGGGAGATTCAGATGCTCTTGAAGTTGGTGAATGGGTAATCGCCATCGGCAATCCCTTCGGTTTAAACCAGACGGTCACCGTCGGCGTTGTCAGCGCCAAAGGTAGAAGCAGGGTGGGCATCAATGAATATGAAGATTTCATCCAGACGGATGCCGCCATTAATCCCGGCAACTCAGGAGGACCGCTGCTCAACATACGGGGCAAAGTGGTCGGTATAAATTCGGCTCTTTTTTCCCGCACCGGTGGATACATGGGTATCGGTTTCGCCATTCCCATCAATATGGTCAAGGCCATATATGAACAGCTCCGCGAGGAGGGCAAGGTAACCAGAGGATGGCTGGGCGTTGCCATTCAGGACGTCGATGAGAGCCTGGCTCAATCCTTTGGGCTCAAACAGGCCGAAGGTGTATTGGTGAGTGAAGTCCAGCCGGATTCACCGGCCGCAGAAGCCGGAATCCGGCAAGGAGACGTGATAACGGAACTTAATGGAGTTAAAACGACGAATGTCATTGAGCTTCGAAATGCGGTAGCTCTTCTCGTCCCAGGAGTAAAGGCCAAATTGACCGTCATTCGTGACGGCAGCAAAAAGGAGATTGAAGTGGTAATCGGCGAGCAGCCCGGGAACCTGACCGGTGAACCGCAGGCTTCTCCCGGTGAAAAGGAATTCCTTGAAAACTTCGGCCTTTCCTTTCAGGAGCTCACGCCGGAGCTTGCCGAGCAGTTAGGTTATGAAGGAGAGAAAGGGGTTCTGATCGGCGGTGTTGAACCAGGCAGCGTCGCGGCAACCGCCGGTTTGCAGCCCGGTCAGCTGATCCAGGAAATCAACAGGCAGAGAGTTGAAAATATTGAGGATGTCCAGCAGATCCTGCAAAAGACACCTTCCCCGGAGAGAATACTGCTCAGAGTCAAAACAGGACGGTACAGCTCATATGTGGTACTTGAAGCACCGTAG